In Panthera uncia isolate 11264 chromosome B4, Puncia_PCG_1.0, whole genome shotgun sequence, one genomic interval encodes:
- the LOC125920206 gene encoding olfactory receptor 8S1-like — MDLGNYSTITEFILLGLSANPHVQAALFVLFLGIYLLTIMGNLMLLLVIRIDFHLHTPMYFFLSHLSFVDICFSSVTVPKMLENLLSQKKTISVEGCLAQVFFVFVAAGTEACLLSAMAYDRYAAICHPLLYGQIMSKQLYMQLVWGSWGLGFLDALINISLAVKMVFCKAQIIPHYSCEMPSLLSLSCSDISSNLIALLCSTLLHGLGTFLLVFLSYTRIIATILSISSTLGRSKAFSTCSSHLIAVTLYYGSGLLRHLMPNSGAPLELIFSVQYTVVTPMLNPLIYSLKNKEVKAALARTLEKYLQHIRC, encoded by the coding sequence ATGGACTTGGGGAACTACAGCACCATCACGGAGTTTATCCTCCTCGGGCTCTCTGCCAATCCCCACGTCCAGGCTGCACTCTTTGTGCTCTTCCTGGGGATTTACCTGCTGACCATCATGGGGAACCTGATGCTGCTGCTGGTGATCAGGATTGATTTTCACCTGCACacacccatgtacttcttcctgagTCACCTCTCTTTTGTCGATATCTGCTTCTCTTCGGTCACTGTGCCCAAGATGCTGGAGAAccttctgtctcaaaagaaaacaatatcagTAGAGGGCTGCCTTGCTCAAGTCTTCTTTGTGTTTGTTGCTGCAGGAACTGAAGCCTGTCTGCTTTCTGcaatggcctatgaccgctatgcTGCCATCTGCCACCCTCTGCTGTATGGACAGATCATGAGTAAACAGCTGTATATGCAGCTTGTGTGGGGCTCATGGGGACTGGGCTTTCTGGATGCACTCATCAACATCTCCCTAGCTGTGAAGATGGTCTTCTGCAAGGCCCAAATCATCCCCCACTACAGCTGTGAAAtgccctctctcctctcactgTCCTGTTCCGATATCTCCAGCAACCTCATTGCCTTGCTCTGCTCCACTCTTCTACATGGACTCGGAACCTTCCTTTTGGTCTTCTTATCCTACACCCGTATAATCGCCACCATCCTGAGCATCAGCTCCACCTTAGGCAGAAGTAAGGCCTTTtccacctgctcctcccacctcaTCGCAGTGACCCTTTACTATGGCTCAGGTTTGCTCCGCCATCTAATGCCGAATTCAGGTGCGCCCCTTGAGCTGATCTTTTCTGTGCAGTATACTGTAGTCACTCCCATGCTGAATCCTCTCATCTATAGCCTGAAGAACAAGGAGGTGAAGGCAGCTCTGGCAAGAACTTTGGAAAAGTATTTGCAACATATCAGGTGCTGA
- the LOC125920208 gene encoding olfactory receptor 8S1-like, which translates to MALGNRSTITEFFLLGLSVNPHIQALFFVLFLNIYLLTIMGNLLLLLVIRADSHLHTPMYFFLSHLSFLDFCLSSATVPRMLKDLLSEIKTISVRGCLAQGFFVFITAGTEAFLLSVMAYDRYAAICHPLLYGQMMRKQLCVQLVLGSWGLSFLNALINILLAANLDFCESHTINHYSCEVPSLFPLSCSDVSTNLLVLLCSTLLHGLGTFFPIISSYGCIVSTILHISSTSGRSKAFSTCSSHLIAVIFFYGSGFLRYLVPTSGSPLELIFSVQYGMITPMLNPLIYSLKNKEVKAAVRRTLGTYLPCSR; encoded by the coding sequence ATGGCCTTGGGGAACCGCAGCACCATCACTGAATTCTTCCTCCTCGGGCTGTCTGTCAACCCCCACATCCAGGCTCTGTTTTTTGTGCTGTTCCTGAATATTTACCTTCTGACCATCATGGGgaacctgctgctgctgctggtgatcAGGGCTGACTCTCACCTCCACACACCCATGTACTTTTTCCTCAGTCATCTCTctttcctggacttttgtttatctTCAGCTACTGTGCCCAGGATGTTGAAAGACCTCCTATCGGAGATAAAAACTATCTCAGTAAGGGGCTGCCTGGCTCAAGGCTTCTTTGTGTTTATCACCGCAGGGACTGAAGCTTTTCTGCTCTCagtgatggcctatgaccgctatgcTGCCATCTGCCACCCTCTGCTCTATGGACAGATGATGAGAAAACAGCTGTGTGTGCAACTTGTATTGGGCTCATGGGGCTTGAGTTTTTTGAATGCACTTATTAACATCCTCCTTGCTGCCAACTTGGACTTCTGTGAGAGCCATACCATCAACCACTACAGCTGTGAGgtaccctctctctttcctctgtcctgctctgaTGTTTCTACCAACCTCCTAGTGCTGCTCTGCTCCACCCTGCTTCATGGACTTGGGACCTTCTTCCCAATCATCTCATCCTATGGCTGCATTGTCTCCACCATCCTGCACATCAGCTCCACCTCAGGCAGAAGCAaggccttctccacctgctcctcccacctcaTAGCAGTGATCTTCTTTTATGGATCAGGTTTTCTCCGCTATCTCGTGCCAACCTCAGGATCCCCCCTTGAGTTGATCTTCTCTGTGCAGTATGGTATGATCACCCCCATGCTGAATCCTCTCATCTATAGCCTGAAGAACAAGGAGGTGAAGGCAGCTGTGAGAAGGACACTGGGAACGTATTTGCCATGTTCcaggtga